GTGGCCGAGCACCAGATGAAAGTCGTCAGCCTCGGTGAGGACGGCGTGCTCTGCGTGGACAACAGCGACGTCTGCCGGCACCTCAATCGCCGGGTGCACCTGGACATCCGCAAGATCGGCCAGGAGCACCTGGTGATCCCGACGGTCGCCAACACCACCGCCATCGACCCGGCTGATTCGAGCATTGAGCAACAGACCTCAGGCCAGGCCGACGGCTCGACCGGCAATGTCCCTCCCGCTTCGCCAGGCGTCACCACGTTTGACCCGGCATCGGGCAGCTAACGTATCGCCTTGGTTAGGTTCTGCGCGAGGTGCATACCTCGCGCAGACTAGCCTTCATCCACCATCCTGACTCACGCAGACGAGGACTCTATGACCAGACATCTCTTCCTTCGCGCCACGCTCGCCCTCTTCCTCTCGCTGGGTGCCGGCAGCCTGTCGCTGGCACCGGCCTGCGGGAACGAACTGGAACAACCGGACCAGACGATCTCCCTGAATGACGTGAAAGGCGGCAGACTGCTCTTCAAAACGAATCAGCCAGGCCGCTTTCTCCCAGCCCCCACCCTCAAGACCGACGTCCGCATTTCGGTCACCGGACTCATCGCCCGCGCCACCGTGTCACAAGAATTCCTGAATCCGAGTCTGGAGGAAAACGCCTGGGCAGAAGGGGTCTATGTCTTCCCGCTGCCAGACCGCGCCGCGGTCGATCATCTCCGCATGAAGATCGGCGAGCGGATCATCGAAGGCCAGATCAAGGAAAAGGCGGAAGCGAAGAAGGTCTACGAACAGGCGAAGCAGGAAGGGAAGCGCGCCAGTCTCGTCGAACAGGAACGGCCGAACATCTTTACCACCTCTGTGGCCAACATCGGCCCCGGCGAGCGCGTCACGGTCGAGATCGAGTATCAGGAAACCATCCGCTACGACCAGGGCGCGTTCTCGCTGCGATTCCCCATGGTCGTCGGCCCGCGCTATATCCCCGGCACGCCGGTCGTGATGGAAGATCAGCAACCCGGCAACGGCTGGTCGCTGGATACAGATCGCGTGCCGGATGCATCACGAATTACACCGCCGGTGCAGCATCCGGACTACAATCCAATCAACCCGATCAATCCGGTCAGTCCGATCAATCCACTCAGCTTGAACATCGATCTCGTTCCTGGATTTTCCCTCGGCAAGCTGGAGTCACCCTATCACCAGATTCTCGCCATCGCCGAACCGGATGGCCGGCAGCACATCACGCTGCGTGAAGACACCGTCCCGGCTGATCGTGATTTCGTCCTGACGTGGAACCCAGCCACGGGTCAGGCGCCCACCCTCTCGGTCTTTCGGGAACAGCGCGGCGATGACCAGTATGCGTTCCTGATGGCGATGCCCCCGATTGGGTCAGATCGTTCGCCGACAGCCGTGGCCCGCGAAACGATCTTCGTCATCGACACCTCCGGATCCATGTCCGGCACCTCGATTGAGCAGGCCAAGGCCGCGCTGCTGCTCGCCTTGAATCGCCTGACTACGCAGGATCGCTTCAACGTGATCCAATTCAACAGCGTCACGCATGTGCTGTTTTCCCAGGCCCAGCCGGTGAAGCCCGAGACCCTGCGCAAAGCCGTACACTATGTCGACAATCTGAAAGCCAACGGCGGAACGGAAATTCTCCCGGCACTGAAGATGGCCTTGAAAGGCAGCGCCCCGGCCACCCACTTGCGCCAGGTGATCTTTCTGACGGACGGCCAGGTCGGCAATGAAGATGAGCTATTCGAGACTATCCGCACACAACTCGGCACGAGCCGCCTCTTCACCATCGGGATCGGCTCGGGGCCGAACAGCCACTTCATGCGGAAGGCGGCAGAGTTCGGACGCGGGACCTTTACCCACATCGGCAGCACCAGTGAAGTGAAAGCCCAGATGGATGCAATCTTCCGCAAGCTGGAACGGCCTGCGCTAACGGATCTCCACATCGAGGGACTGGACGGACAGATCGAGATGTTTCCCGCGCGTATTCCGGATCTCTACGAGGGCGAGCCGGTGGTCGTTGTCCTCAAAGGCGCTGCGCTTCCGGAATCCGTCACGATCCAGGGCATGATCGGGTCCGCTCCATGGACGACGTCGATCAGGCTGAAACATCGGGACAGTCGTGAAGGCTTGTCCGTCTACTGGGCGAGGCAGAAGATCGCCGCCCTCATGGATCAGCAGCGCTACGGCCAGGACGAGGCTGCGACGAAACAGGCGGTGCTCGATGTGGCTCTGCTCCATCATCTCGTCAGCAAGTACACGAGCCTGGTCGCCGTGGATGTCACGCCGGTGCGCCCGGCCGACAAGCTGCTCCAGACCCATGCGATGAAAACGAATCTGCCGGACGGGCAGGACTCTCAGGCGATCTTTGGATTGCCTCAGACGGCCACAAGCGGACAGCTGCAGATTCTGCTGGGCCTCGCCGGGCTATTGGCGGCAGGGTTGATGTGGAGCTCGCGGGGTCGAGTCGCATGAATCCGATCCGTCCTACTCCCCGGATGCTGACAACGCTGATGGTGTGCCTCCTCGCTCTCGGAGGTTGGCAGCTCGGGGAAGGATCGTGGATTTATGCGAAGGCCGGGCTCGCGCAGCATTTGCTGCAGCGGGCCTGGTCCCGCACGCTCGCCGGGGAAACGAATAGCAAACCCTGGCCCTGGGCCGACACCTGGCCGGTAGCGCGGCTGCTCGTCCCCTCGCAGCAGATTGATCAAATTGTCCTGGAAGGGGCCTATGGGAGAACGCTGGCCTTCGGCCCGGGCCATGTCGAGTCGACACAACCCATCGGCTCAGCAGACAACATCATCCTGACCGGCCATCGCGATACCCATTTCAGATTTTTGAAGCAGCTACAACTGAACGATGTGATTGAACTGGACACGACGACCGGCGTCCGCCGGCGCTATCGGGTGAAGACTCTTCGTATCGCAGACTCACGCAACGACTCGATCGGCATCGAGCAAGATCAGTCCCAACTTGTGCTGGTGACCTGCTATCCCTTTGAGGCGATTCAAACCGGTGGACCGCTTCGCTATGTGGTCACGGCAACGATGGAAGACCTGCACCAGACGGGCTTGTAGCGGACGCGAGACGAGAACAGAAACGAAGAGAGTAGAAAGAGAAGGAAAGATGGAGCCGACGACCCGGATTGAACGGAGCAACCTGTCATCGGTTCGGCCCTGAAACCTGCCTCACCGATTCCTACAAAGGGGGTCAACCACCTTGTACGATCCCCACGAAGGGGGCGCACCCCCTTCGAATCCTCCGCAGTTCGCCCGTTCAATGATTTGGAGAGGAAAAGATGGAGCCGACGACCCGGATTGAACGGGCGACCTGCTGTTTACGAAACAGCTGCTCTACCAACTGAGCTACGTCGGCGATCCTGACCTGCGGCGATAGGCTCGGGCATCCTGTACGCTATCCCGCGAGCCCGACGCAATGATAGCGGCGCAACCTGCGGCCTGTCAACGAAGGAGCGCAGGTCTGTTGTATTTACTGCCCTGGCCCGACCCCCGCCGGCAACGAGGCGGGACTCTCTCCCGGTCCGGGAACTTCTTTCTTGACCGGCGCCACCGGCTTCGGATTGTTCCCTTTCGCCATGGGCTGGATCCGAACCAATGCCCCTTGGCCGGGAGCCGGCAAACAGACCGGCTGTTGACTACTCCCGATCTGCTCACTCGTCATGCGGGCGACTTCGCCGCGGGCGAACGCACAGAGTTCACCCGCCGCCACCGTCCCGTCGCGATCGAGATCGGCCGGTCCCTGCAGGCCCCGGAGCAGCTGATAGGTAAACAGTCCGTGCCGGCCTGGTTCAAAGGCCTGGGATTCTTGAAGTCCATTATTTCCGATCATCCACATCATTTTGGCGCTCGCGTCCGTCGCACCAACATCCCACACCGGAGCCGCGCCGGTGGCCGGATCGGCTCCGGCCGCATGTTCCAAAGAGACATCGAACATGAGGATGGCCCGCTGGATCGGCAGGCGCCCCAGCGCTTCTTGCAAGCGGCGGATGGAATACAGGCGGCCCGTCGACGCGGTCGTGCCGTCGTACGGCACCAGCGACACCGCGCCGGTGACCCCGTCGACCAGTGCCCGTCCGGCGACATAGACATACACCACCGTACTGGGATCGACACGCTTCGGCAGCCATTCATCGAACGTCTCGGCCAGATCCTGTTTGAGCCCGTGCCCGTCGGTCAACACCCGCACGCGGTCGGCCGGCAGCCCTGCGATGGATTGCAGGTAGGCGGCCATGACCTCGGCATCCCGGGCCGCAAATTTCACGGACGGCACCTGGGCCTCGCGGAAGCGGCCCACGCCGACTGCCACGACGACCGCTTTCTGCTGCTTGAGCGACGCCGTTCCCTTCGGCGGCTGATCGACGTCCATCGCCGCCTGAGTTCCGTCTGCCGGACTCGGCTTGATCAGGATGGTGAATTTCTTGACCGGCGGGATCTGGGCCAGGGGCGAGACGGATCGAAGTCCGAACAGCAATTCCCCACGCAGTGGTTCTTTCGCGCTGGTCATCGGTTTCGTCACGGTCACACGCTTGATTTCTCCCGGCAGGACATCGCCGACGGCCATGGTCGACGGAAGCTGGGCGGTCAGGACTCCGGTCCCTTCCACCAGGACCTCGACACCTTGGGCCTCGGTACGCCCTTCATTCTTCACTTCCACATCAACGGTCAGCGGCTCATCCGGCTGAAGAATGTGATCCCGGTTGTCATCCCGCAGGATGACCCGGAACGTGAGCATCGCCGAGGCCTCCCCCGCTTGATTCGACGGGATTGCGGCAGCGCTCTGGACAACCGGCAGCCTCTCACGGGATGCCTGCGCCGACGGCTCCACCGGCCGGGCAGACACAGCCGCGACATCGGATACGGTAGCGAGCGGCGTGGCGGAAACCGATGCGAGGGCCGGCCCGCGGCTCGGTTTGGCTCCGGCATATTCACGAATCTTGATCGAGTCGCTGATCTGTTTCGCTGCACCTTCGGCCACCAGATCGATCGCTTCTTTCACGACGGATTCCAGCCCGGTCACGTCGCACGACGTTTCCTGCACCTCGACCTCGCCGAGACCGGAACTTTGGAGCTTCTTCGTCCACAACGTCGAGCCATCGCCGGCCAGATACGCGACGTCGAGGCCGACGGTGACGGTGACCGGATAGGATTTCTTGATACGCCGGGGAATCGCCAGATCGATCTGCTTCAAGCCGACGGCCGCCTCAATGACGCCGTCTGACGATACGGCTTGATCCGTCACCACATGCTGAAATACCCGGCCCATCTTTTGTTGGAGCGCAGCCACTAAGGGACTGCCGATAGGCACTGTGGCTGCCGCTCCGCAGGCGTTTTGGTAGGTAATGGTCGACGTGGCCATCGAAGGGGGCACCCGCAAAACCGGCGAGAGCGCGATGGGGGCGATCCCCGCCAAGCCGTCGGCTCGTTTGAACCAGGAGCAGGCCGTCCCCGTGGTCAGCGCAATCCCCATGAGCAGGAGCCCGATGGAAGCACGGAACCAACCCGTCTGATGTCGTCGTAGCATCACTCGTTGCACCACTGTTTTATACAGAAATCGCAGGACCGTTCACAACTCAGATCACAAATTGACAGCTATTCCGTCCTCGGCTAAGGTCCCGCCCATGCCTGATCAACCGCAAGAGGTCCCCGCGATCCAAGCATCGGCCCCCTGGGAATCCGGGCTGCGCTTGATTCGATTCTACAATCAAACCGGCACCGCCCTCTTATTGCTGCCGACCTGTTGGGCGCTGGCCCTGGCAGAGCGTGGATTTCCATCGCCCAGGCTGCTCGCGATTTTTGTCGCCGGATCGTTTCTGATGCGCAGCGCCGGTGTCGTGCTGAACGATGTTGCCGATCAATCGTTCGATCGCCGAGTCGCGAGAACGAAAACCCGCCCGCTGGCCTCAGGAGAATTGACGAGACGGCAGGCCTTCGTCGTCCTCGCGATGCTCCTCTTCCCCGCGGCCGGTCTCTTGTGGCTGCTCAATCCGCTCACCCTGTGGCTCTCACCGACGGCCCTGCTCTTGGCCGCGCTGTACCCGTTTTCAAAGCGCGTCCTGCATATTCCTCAGGCGATGCTCGGCCTGGCGTTCGGCTGGGGCACGATCATGGCCTGGGCAGCCGCCAGAGGAACGCTTGAACCGACTGCGTGGACTGTCTTTGCCGCCACCATCGTCTGGGCGATCGCCTACGACACTATTTATGCCATTCAAGATCTGGAGGATGACCGGCGCATCGGCGTGAAATCGTCCGCGCTCTTCTTTGGCTCATCTCTCTGGCTCGCGGTCGGTCTGATGCTGGGCGTGATGCTGGTGCTCTTAATCGCAGCAGGCCTGCAGACCGGAATCGGCTGGCCCTACTTTCTGATGCTGGGCGCTGTGAGTGTATTTTTTGCGATGCAGACCAGAATCCTGCGCGGGGCGGTAACCCCGTCGCAGGCATTCCGAATGTTTCAGGCTCACGTGTGGGTCGGACTGGCGATCTTCGCCGGGCTGATCGCCGGATTCATCTGGTAAGCGCGGCTCAGCTCGCTGGCTTCTCTGCGACCAGTTCTTCTGCTTTGGGCGCGCGCATCGTGTTCAAGTACATGCTCACCGCTTTGGCATCTGCGTCGCTGAGGCCCAGAGCCGGCATCCTGGTTTCGGCCTTCATGGCCTGCGGGTTCTTCAACCAGCGATACACCCAGGTCGAATTGAGCCGGAAGCCCGCGCGGTCCAGAGCCGGACCCACTTTGCCGCCTTCGCCCGCCAAGCTGTGGCAACCGTTGCACCCGTACTTATTCTGATAGAGGCGCTTGCCCAGTTCGGCCTGCTGCGCTGCTTGCTCAGGGGTCATCGTCATGTCCGGGCGCGTGATATTCAGGCCTTTGCCTGGGCGAGTCCCGAAATTATTGAGCATAGCCTGCGCAGTATCGAGCGCCTTCTTGGCGACAACCATCGCGGTCTGCTCTTTCGCATAGGACGCTTCATCCACTTCCACGTCCTTCTTTGTAGCTTCGCTCTTTTTCTCGGCTTCCTCGCTGGCCTTCTTTTCAGCCGCTTCATAGGCCTGCTTGGACTGATCGAAACTGTCCTGGGCCGTCTTCAGCACATCGGTCAATTCTTTCTTGCGCTCTTCAACCTTGAACTCCAGCTTCATCCCGTGCAGCGTCCGCACATACCCGACGATCGCCCATATTTCATCCTCGGACAATGTGTACTTGAAGGTGGGCATCGTCGGCACGGCGAAGTCGTCGTCGCCGATCTTATCTCCACCCGGGCTGGTGTCCTTCATGTCGCGGGAGATCGTATTGAAAATATCCTCGTCTTTGAAGGTGCTCATTTCTGATTTATTCGAAAGATCTTTCGGCTTGGGATCCGGCATAGATGACCAGTTGAAGCCTTCGTTCTGCCGCCCGCTCTCGCCGTGACAATGCATGCAGTAGTGGGTATAGAGTTCATGCCCCTTCTTCTGCTGCTCACTGGCACATCCGCCTGCGGTCATGGCCCAGATTCCAATCAGGCCGGCGACCGCGCCTATGACTTGTAGCCTTGCCGCCTTCATGCTGCCTGTCCTTTCTTCAATTTTCTGATCAGGACAAACTGGAACCCCAGCGCCAGGGCCGCCGCGAAGGCCGCATAGTAGTAGCCGGAGTAATCCGGCGGCGCTTCTGCACGGAAATACCACCAGGAAGACACGGCCTTCTGAGAGCCCTTTTCGACCAGGTCGCCTGATCCGTCTTTCCGTCCATCCCAGACCGCGAATGCGATATTGATAAATCCGCCTAGAGCAAGCTGGGTATCTTCGGCCGAATGCTCGGTGGCCAACGGCCTCGTGAAGACCACTTTCCAGGTCCCGTTCGAGAACGCTCCGGTGGCTTTCACGTCTTGATGTGTTTGGACCTTCAGCGTCCCAAATCCCTGGGCGTTCATATCCACGCCCTTCTTGTCCTTGTTCTTCCAATACCAAATGTTGACCGGGCCGCCTTCGACTTGCGCCATCGGCTGACCATGGGCGAAGTGGGCCTTTTTGTCGCCGACCATAAATTCGATCGCGGCGGCATCATCAGGGTCCTCCGTCGGATCGGCATATTCCAACAAGATCGCCACTTGCGTGCCGTCATGCAGCGCCCGCACGGAGAGATCCTTGACGGTGGTTTCCAGGATACGGTTTGGCCAGTGCACTTGCGGGGACATCGGGAATTTCGCCGGTTTGGCCGTACTCCAGATAGCCGCATTGGGATCGTCAACGGGAAGGGTGCCCTTGACCATCGGAGCGCTCACGGACACGCTCTCGCTTTCCTGCGCCAAGCTTGGAGCCGCTCCGGACAGAATAAGAGCCGTCGCTGCGACCGCTCCAACTCCGCTCACCCATTGTCTGATCTGATTCGCCGGTTTCATACGGGCCTCGTATTCGATTCACAGAAGGACAACGACCGATCGTCGCCTCGCATTATTCCCACGTTCTCGGTGATTGATGGGCGCCATCGTACTCACCCATGATGATCTTCCAGATCCACTCATCCGGCAACTCCACTTCCCAGCGTGGCATCGCCGACTTCCAGGGCATGCCCTCGATCGGGAGGCCGACGCCCCCCTTCTTGATCCGCCAGAACAGATAGCTTTCCTGCAACATGGCGATCGTTGTGGGATCGGAGAAATTGGCGGGGGGGGGATTGAAGCCTCGGGCTGCGGGCCCTTTGCCGTCAAACTTGCCGCCGTGGCAGGGAGAACAGAACGCGGCGTAGAAACCTTTTCCCTGCATAATATTTTCCGGCGATTTCGCAACCGGATTCGACAGACCCGTATATTCTCCTGGAGGAGCGGGATGGATCGTCCGGTTTTCAGCGGGCGGGGCGTCGCTCGTGGCCGTACTGCCGTAGGTCTGCCAACCGACCAGCAACGGGAAGAGAATCAAGAATCCGTAACGGGCCGCGCTCATCGCGCCGATGTTCTCGCCTGTCAAAAAGTTCAGAATCGGAGCGAAGAAGGCATCCTTCGACTCACGGCTCAATGTCTTAAATACGACGATCCCGGTCGTCGTGAGCATCAGATACAGAAAAATCAGGCTGGACGGCAAGGGTGCGGATCCTGGAAGATTCGGGACCACAAACTTTAAAAACGCATACATCGCGAGAATCAGAAGCACTGGCTTTGCGAGGGAGCCGCCCATATCCCCTCCTTACTTCGCTTGCGCGATCGTCACGGTTTCAGCTTGAGCCGCCTTCACGGGAGCCGCCGGGGCCGCCCCGGGCATTTCCAGTTCCGACGGATTCACCGAGATCGGTTCCCCGCTCATCTGCTGCAGGAACGCGATCACGGAGAGAATTTCGTTCTTCGACAGTCCGATGGGATTCTTATTGATATAGGGCATCCTGGCCGGATATTCCTTCGGCAGTCCCTCGTGGCGATAATCGAGATAGACGTAGGCCTGGGGCTGAGTCAAACTTTCGAAGATGAATTCCCGGCTCAGTTTCGCCCCGATGCCTTTGAGGTCGGGACAGCGGGCAGACTCGCTCGGGCCGATGGTATGGCAGAGCGCGCACTGGCCCTTACTGAAGAAAATCTTCTGGCCAATCGATGCCATATCGGCCGGCGTCTTGATACTGGCGATGTCGATGCTTTCTTCAGCCGGCGGCAATGAGGCCATCTGCGGGACGGCCAAGGCGACCAACGAGAAGAGGCCGAGGACGATGGCCACAAATCCCATGACCCGCAGAAATTGCGAGCGGATAAAGAGCAGAATAAGGACGCCGCTTCCGATGACGGAAAGGCCGATCAGCTGCAATTTGACGACTTCACTCATAGGACTCCTCTGAGCAAGACGATCCGGTTAGATCTGCTTGTCCAATGTTTGAGAGCCACCTGCCATAGCCGGCAATGCCCCGTGGCTGTCGCCACTCTTTTCTGTGCCGCCATGTGTATTCTTCGCTTTATCCCCCATGGTCGCCACCCAGAAAATGAACGCCACGATCAGGCAGAACATGAATGTATTCGCCGCCATCAGAGCCGCCGCGTAACCCAGCGCAGGAGAGAACGCGTATTGCGAAGAGTCTCTCATGACGCCATACACGTGCCAATGCACGCGGGACGATGACCGGGCGTAACCCATCAAGGTCATCAAGAGAATAACCATGATGGCGTTCAGCACCAATGCATAACCGGCGCGCGGGGGCATCCGACCCCACACCATTTCCGTCGTGGTTTTCGCACTTTTCAGCAGGAGCGCCGTCAACGGGGTGATGGTGACCATGACAAAGATGACGAGCAACACCTGCGAGGTCGAGAAGTAGTTAATGCGGACGATGGCCGGGACGAAGTAACCCCAGACGCCCAGCACCACGACGACGATACCGGCAATGATGAGGACCGCACCCATTACGGCATTTGCCAGTTTCGCCCAGGTGGCGGTGTCTTCCTTGCCGGCTCTCCAGTACATGATGAAGCTCATGAAGGTGACAAGAATCATGAGATTCGACACCGTCATCTTGGCCGACATGACACCGAAAACCCCGAGCAGGGGATGATGCGTGCCTCCCATCTTTCGAGCCTCTTCCAGACTCGCCACGAGGGAGTGCGGCGTCATCCAGACACCGAGACACAGGAGCAGAATGACGAGCATGGCCAGAATCGGCCTGCGGTACCGCAGTTCCGATCCCGGAATACGATGCGTGATCCCCATCCAGAAATAGTAGTTCGATCCGATGAACAGCACGCCGATCAACATTGCCTGCAGAATGAACAGCCAGGATAGGAATCCACCCATGAGGGTGATGCCCATCTGCTGGTTGTACTGATAGATTTCGCGCATCAGCCAATAGCCGGCGAAAGGCAACGGGAGAAGACCGAACACGCCGATGAAATTACCGACGTAGCCCATCCAATCG
Above is a window of Nitrospira sp. DNA encoding:
- a CDS encoding ethylbenzene dehydrogenase-related protein encodes the protein MKPANQIRQWVSGVGAVAATALILSGAAPSLAQESESVSVSAPMVKGTLPVDDPNAAIWSTAKPAKFPMSPQVHWPNRILETTVKDLSVRALHDGTQVAILLEYADPTEDPDDAAAIEFMVGDKKAHFAHGQPMAQVEGGPVNIWYWKNKDKKGVDMNAQGFGTLKVQTHQDVKATGAFSNGTWKVVFTRPLATEHSAEDTQLALGGFINIAFAVWDGRKDGSGDLVEKGSQKAVSSWWYFRAEAPPDYSGYYYAAFAAALALGFQFVLIRKLKKGQAA
- a CDS encoding class GN sortase; translated protein: MNPIRPTPRMLTTLMVCLLALGGWQLGEGSWIYAKAGLAQHLLQRAWSRTLAGETNSKPWPWADTWPVARLLVPSQQIDQIVLEGAYGRTLAFGPGHVESTQPIGSADNIILTGHRDTHFRFLKQLQLNDVIELDTTTGVRRRYRVKTLRIADSRNDSIGIEQDQSQLVLVTCYPFEAIQTGGPLRYVVTATMEDLHQTGL
- a CDS encoding marine proteobacterial sortase target protein; amino-acid sequence: MTRHLFLRATLALFLSLGAGSLSLAPACGNELEQPDQTISLNDVKGGRLLFKTNQPGRFLPAPTLKTDVRISVTGLIARATVSQEFLNPSLEENAWAEGVYVFPLPDRAAVDHLRMKIGERIIEGQIKEKAEAKKVYEQAKQEGKRASLVEQERPNIFTTSVANIGPGERVTVEIEYQETIRYDQGAFSLRFPMVVGPRYIPGTPVVMEDQQPGNGWSLDTDRVPDASRITPPVQHPDYNPINPINPVSPINPLSLNIDLVPGFSLGKLESPYHQILAIAEPDGRQHITLREDTVPADRDFVLTWNPATGQAPTLSVFREQRGDDQYAFLMAMPPIGSDRSPTAVARETIFVIDTSGSMSGTSIEQAKAALLLALNRLTTQDRFNVIQFNSVTHVLFSQAQPVKPETLRKAVHYVDNLKANGGTEILPALKMALKGSAPATHLRQVIFLTDGQVGNEDELFETIRTQLGTSRLFTIGIGSGPNSHFMRKAAEFGRGTFTHIGSTSEVKAQMDAIFRKLERPALTDLHIEGLDGQIEMFPARIPDLYEGEPVVVVLKGAALPESVTIQGMIGSAPWTTSIRLKHRDSREGLSVYWARQKIAALMDQQRYGQDEAATKQAVLDVALLHHLVSKYTSLVAVDVTPVRPADKLLQTHAMKTNLPDGQDSQAIFGLPQTATSGQLQILLGLAGLLAAGLMWSSRGRVA
- a CDS encoding cytochrome c, whose amino-acid sequence is MGGSLAKPVLLILAMYAFLKFVVPNLPGSAPLPSSLIFLYLMLTTTGIVVFKTLSRESKDAFFAPILNFLTGENIGAMSAARYGFLILFPLLVGWQTYGSTATSDAPPAENRTIHPAPPGEYTGLSNPVAKSPENIMQGKGFYAAFCSPCHGGKFDGKGPAARGFNPPPANFSDPTTIAMLQESYLFWRIKKGGVGLPIEGMPWKSAMPRWEVELPDEWIWKIIMGEYDGAHQSPRTWE
- a CDS encoding cytochrome ubiquinol oxidase subunit I encodes the protein MMQRPGMIERLIRFFTESPAAVAAFVATLGVLAAPVVGLAADSGGASAVAYRDVPGIGSRNLVWIVAQLHLLLAGFVLGVPIFAWLCEVVGWKSGEKRYDKLAKEFTKLLSSAYSTTALFGGILLFILIGAYPKLMAYLSDIFFPSFMVYCALFLLETATLYMYWYGWDAMSEGRSKVFHLVLGFLLNVFAFFIMIIPNSWATFQASPVVIAEGSDMARAWAATWNPTWWPVNIHRLIANVVLGGYICGAYAGIRYLSARTPEEREHYDWMGYVGNFIGVFGLLPLPFAGYWLMREIYQYNQQMGITLMGGFLSWLFILQAMLIGVLFIGSNYYFWMGITHRIPGSELRYRRPILAMLVILLLCLGVWMTPHSLVASLEEARKMGGTHHPLLGVFGVMSAKMTVSNLMILVTFMSFIMYWRAGKEDTATWAKLANAVMGAVLIIAGIVVVVLGVWGYFVPAIVRINYFSTSQVLLVIFVMVTITPLTALLLKSAKTTTEMVWGRMPPRAGYALVLNAIMVILLMTLMGYARSSSRVHWHVYGVMRDSSQYAFSPALGYAAALMAANTFMFCLIVAFIFWVATMGDKAKNTHGGTEKSGDSHGALPAMAGGSQTLDKQI
- a CDS encoding c-type cytochrome, coding for MKAARLQVIGAVAGLIGIWAMTAGGCASEQQKKGHELYTHYCMHCHGESGRQNEGFNWSSMPDPKPKDLSNKSEMSTFKDEDIFNTISRDMKDTSPGGDKIGDDDFAVPTMPTFKYTLSEDEIWAIVGYVRTLHGMKLEFKVEERKKELTDVLKTAQDSFDQSKQAYEAAEKKASEEAEKKSEATKKDVEVDEASYAKEQTAMVVAKKALDTAQAMLNNFGTRPGKGLNITRPDMTMTPEQAAQQAELGKRLYQNKYGCNGCHSLAGEGGKVGPALDRAGFRLNSTWVYRWLKNPQAMKAETRMPALGLSDADAKAVSMYLNTMRAPKAEELVAEKPAS
- a CDS encoding cytochrome c, translated to MSEVVKLQLIGLSVIGSGVLILLFIRSQFLRVMGFVAIVLGLFSLVALAVPQMASLPPAEESIDIASIKTPADMASIGQKIFFSKGQCALCHTIGPSESARCPDLKGIGAKLSREFIFESLTQPQAYVYLDYRHEGLPKEYPARMPYINKNPIGLSKNEILSVIAFLQQMSGEPISVNPSELEMPGAAPAAPVKAAQAETVTIAQAK
- the ubiA gene encoding 4-hydroxybenzoate octaprenyltransferase, with the translated sequence MPDQPQEVPAIQASAPWESGLRLIRFYNQTGTALLLLPTCWALALAERGFPSPRLLAIFVAGSFLMRSAGVVLNDVADQSFDRRVARTKTRPLASGELTRRQAFVVLAMLLFPAAGLLWLLNPLTLWLSPTALLLAALYPFSKRVLHIPQAMLGLAFGWGTIMAWAAARGTLEPTAWTVFAATIVWAIAYDTIYAIQDLEDDRRIGVKSSALFFGSSLWLAVGLMLGVMLVLLIAAGLQTGIGWPYFLMLGAVSVFFAMQTRILRGAVTPSQAFRMFQAHVWVGLAIFAGLIAGFIW